One Watersipora subatra unplaced genomic scaffold, tzWatSuba1.1 SCAFFOLD_202, whole genome shotgun sequence DNA segment encodes these proteins:
- the LOC137410150 gene encoding LOW QUALITY PROTEIN: E3 ubiquitin-protein ligase HECW1-like (The sequence of the model RefSeq protein was modified relative to this genomic sequence to represent the inferred CDS: substituted 1 base at 1 genomic stop codon), with product QAHPGKXLDYKNRGVSGSKKGDLVWPFNRIASVFTEPETRICFRYYHGNTGNLRAVTEPILVRNSLASSSGSGLWGQTSMDSEAEIVHLAIEDIEATHVRKGMFFNPDPYVKIRVELGQDRSQPALSYHYKDFRTSVCDNTTEPRWHNEIFHFTALPSDTLFMKVKDRFTTARPTLLRFLGQLSLPMKQVIEKAKLGLTVSCQLIG from the exons ATCAAGCTCATCCTGGAAAATGACTTGACTACAAGAATCGTGGCGTGAGTGGCAGCAAAAAAGGAGATCTTGTCTGGCCTTTTAATAGAATAGCCTCCGTATTCACAGAAC CTGAAACAAGAATATGTTTTCGGTATTACCATGGTAACACTGGAAATCTGAGAGCTGTTACAGAGCCAATTCTAGTCAGGAATTCTTTGGCCTCTTCTTCTGGT agtGGTCTATGGGGTCAGACATCCATGGACAGTGAGGCAGAAATAGTGCATCTAGCAATCGAAG ACATTGAGGCTACTCATGTGAGAAAGGGCATGTTCTTCAATCCTGACCCTTATGTAAAAATACGAGTAGAGCTAGGACAGGATAGGTCTCAACCTGCTCTCTCTTACCACTACAAGGATTTTAGGACATCTGTTTGCGACAATACAACTGAGCCAAGGTGGCACAATGA GATATTCCATTTTACTGCGCTGCCATCAGACACTCTTTTTATGAAAGTAAAGGATCGATTCACCACTGCTCGCCCCACTCTTCTCCGGTTCTTAGGTCAACTATCTCTTCCTATGAAGCAAGTTATAGAGAAGGCTAAACTCGG